From the Symmachiella macrocystis genome, the window GAGGAACTGGAGGTTGAGTTGCAAGGCTGGCTCGGCGTGTTGCGTGCGAAGATCACCGAAGTCGGCGAAACCGAAATAAAACTCAAGACCTTGGCGGAAAACGAATCGGATGAGCAGTTGGCCGACCAATTGATCACTTTGCGTACCGAAGAGACGGCACTGGCCGAACGCGCTCGGATTGTACTCGACGCCCTCAAAACAAAAGGAGGTGATGTTCAATCCGAGCAGCAATTCATCATCGCCGTGTCGGACATCAGCGAGACAACCGATGCGACCACGTATCGGGCGGCAGTCGTCGCCGAGGTCACCAACTGGATCGGACGAGACGATGGTGGCAAACTTTGGGCAAAGCGAATCTTAGTCGCTATGATCATTCTGCTCGTTTCCTGGCTGATTTCGAAGATTGCAGGACGAGTGACCGCTAGAGCACTAGCACACCATCCTCGGGCATCAAGTCTTTTAGAAAACTTTGCCCGCCGGACTACGGGTGGAGTCGTGTTCGTTGTCGGGGTTCTCATGGCTTTCAGTGTGCTTGGCGTGGAAATCGGGCCGATGATGGCAGCTTTGGGTGCTGGGGGATTCATTGTCGGTTTCGCACTGCAGGAGACCCTCGGCAGCTTTGCCAGTGGTCTCATGATTATGGTCTACCGACCATTCGATGTCGATGATTACGTTTCCGTTGCCGGCGTCGAAGGAACCGTCAAAGAGATGAGTCTTGTTTCAACTACATTGCTTTCGCTCGACAACAAGGTTGTGGTTATCCCTAACACAAAGGCTTGGGGGGACACGATTATCAACTTCACGGGTAAGGATATACGGCGGGTCGACCTTGTGTTCGGAATCGGCTATGGCGACGACATCCAGCACGCCAGTGATGTCTTGAATGAAATCGCCGGTGGACACCCATTGGTCCTCAAAGATCCTGCCATCACGGTTCACGTCGACTCCTTGGCGGATTCATGCGTGAATCTATTCTGCCGCCCCTGGGTTAAGACAGCTGACTATTGGACCGTTCATTGGGATCTCACACGTCAAGTCAAAGAGGCATTTGACGGCGAAGGGATCAGCATTCCCTACCCGCAGCGCGATGTGCACATGCTTTCGGAAGCGTCACCGAATTTATCGTCGGAATAACAAGAATAAGGTTTTGAATGCGATCAGACAATTCCTGCTTTTCAATATTTCAAGAAGGGAGAGAATGACAATGGCAAGGTTACGATTTGCTGGATTGGTAATCCTAGTCCTCGTACTGGTTGCTCCCGATCTGATGGCTCAGAGAAGACGAGGAGGAGCCATCCGTGGCGGAATTAGAGGGGCCATGGTGGGAGGTCTCGTGGGAGGCCATTCGGGTGCAAGACGAGCCGCCCGCGCTGGCGCTGTAGTTGGTGGTGCGAGACGGGTCGCCCGCAGGGTTGACCGACGGGCCATGTATACGGAATCCCGATCCCGGACGCAGTACCAATCAACCACTCGGTACCAATCGTCTCGCCGCTCCAATTTCTATCAATCCCGGCCAAACGTGATCGTGACTCGTAATGTCAGGGTTCGCCGTTAGTCCGAAAGGCAACAAACAATGAAACGCATTCTCGGATTACTCACAGTTTTAGTTATTCTTGCCGCCACGGTCCAAGCCCACGACATCGTCCTGCGCAAGGAAGGCAAGGCGGTACTCGGAATCAGTTATCCCTCCGATTGGCAGCAAACCTTAGGAGAGAACCATGTCGTCGCCGTGAGCTCCGATGGCCAAGCTTGGTCGGTGATCAGCACCCTGGATGGCATCAAAGACAAGCAGGTGGGAGTCGCGAAGATCAAGGAAGGGCTTGAAGACTACCTCAAAGACATCAAATACGACGAATTGACTGAAACCGAGTCAGGTTCACTCATTGTTTCCGGAGTCGGAAAAGGCAAAAAAACCGACGTCGATGTTGTGTTCACTGCGGGAGTATTCAACTCCGGCAAAGACCAACTCTCTGGAATCGTATTTATCATCGATGCGGGTATCGAGAAATATTACGAGAAAACCGTCCTGGCGATCTGCAAGTCGGTTCTGGTCGAAGAGGATTTTGCGGTTGAAGAGCAGGAGGTCGAAGAGAAAAAATGAACTTGGACGGGCGATCTGTCGTGCCGGCGCTCACAGCGGAATACGACATCGACTTTAATTCGCAACAGGAAGGGAAAAGCGATACCCGAATCACCTATGCAGTGATCACTTCCCGAAGCCATCATCCAGGCAGCGTCAATGTACTGCTGATGTATGGTTCAGCGCGGTCGGTCGCAGAAAGGATCGACTTAAATGTGTGGCGAAGTTTGGGTACCTGTCACGGTGACGAAGTGACAGGAGAATTCAGCGATGTGAGAAGAACCATCGCTATTTGAATACCTTGAGTGCAAAAGGAACTGACATGCAATTTCAAGATTCGAGACGTATCGTTGCCGCCTTGGCAGTGATCGTGATGGCGGGTTGTGTCGAGCAGCCGCCGAAGGCTGGCGCAGTCCAGCCACCTCCAGAGGCCACCGCAACGAACGCGGAGCCTGCGCAGCAGGCTGAGACCGCTGTCAGCGATCCGGAAGCAGCGCCTACGGATGAAGAACCTGCCCTTCCTATCGTCAAAGACGAATTTCAGCAGTCGATTCAGGCGCTCGAGTGGCGCAACATCGGCCCGTTTAACGGCGGCCGCGGAACCTCGGTGGTCGGTCATCCGACCGATCGCAACGTCTTTTACTTTGGCCATTCCTCTGGAGGACTTTGGAAGACGGAAGACGCCGGCGCCTACTGGATTCCCGTAGGCGACGGGCAATTCCGCTATGCCTCGGTCGGCGCTATTGCGCTGCACGAAAAGAACCCGGACATCATGTACGTTGGATTAGGCGAACCGCAGATGCGGCAGAGCGTCTCGTGGGGTGACGGGATGTACAAGACAACCGACGGCGGCGAGACCTGGACGCACCTCGGGCTGGAAGAGGCACGGCAGATCTCCAAGGTCATCATTCATCCGGACGACCCGAACCGTGTTTACGTCGCATCCATGGGCCACACGTGGGGAGAAAGCCCCGAGCGAGGTGTCTTCCGTACCAAAGACGGCGGTAAGACTTGGGACAAGGTCCTATTCAAAAGCGACAAGACCGGTGCGATCGACATGGCGATGAGCCCGGAGAACCCGAACATCTTATTCGCTGCCCTGTGGGAGTTCGAGCGTAAGGCTTGGGGTGCCAAGACCGCCGGACCGGAGGGTGGCCTGTGGAAGTCGACCGACGGCGGCGATACATGGCAGGAAATCACCCGCAATCAGGGCTTGCCGGACGGCATGTGGGGACGCGTGGGGCTGGATATGTCCGCCGCGGATCCCAATCGGGTTTACGCGCTGATCGACAACGAGACCAAGCAGGGCCTTTACCGCTCGGATGACTTGGGCGAGACGTGGCGTTTCGTCTCCGACGACGCCAACATCACCGCCCGGCCTTTTTACTTTTACCACTTGCATGCCGACCCCAGTAACGCCGACAACCTTTGGGTCCCCGGCAACAAACTCTGGCGCTCGATGGACGCTGGGAAAACCTGGGTTCTCGAGCCCGGCATCAAGGACGACTTCCAGGACTGCTGGATCGATCCCAAGGACCCGGACCGTATGATCGTGACCTGCGACGGCGGCACCCAGGTCACTCTGACCGGTGGCAAGACTTGGTCGTCCTTCGCCAATCAGAGCGGCGTGCAGTTTTATCGTGTGGATACCGATGACCAATTTCCCTACCGGGTTTACGGAAACGCCCAGGACCTTCTCGTGTACAGTGTCCCAAGTTCATCCCGCTGGGGCGGCATCCCGCTGCACATGACCGACTCTATCAGCAGCGGCGAGACTGGACGGGCTGTCCCAAAACCCGGGGACCCCAACATTGTTTACAGTCTTGCCACCGGCGCTACCTATGGCGGTGCAACCCATTTCACGGTTAACAACGTGAAGACCGGGCAAACCGAACCGCGTTCGG encodes:
- a CDS encoding mechanosensitive ion channel family protein; protein product: MRGFVFQTLFRLICLTIALTNYSPAIGQEASDSPPQARTSSSAKIPVDHLQVILRPLTKEELEVELQGWLGVLRAKITEVGETEIKLKTLAENESDEQLADQLITLRTEETALAERARIVLDALKTKGGDVQSEQQFIIAVSDISETTDATTYRAAVVAEVTNWIGRDDGGKLWAKRILVAMIILLVSWLISKIAGRVTARALAHHPRASSLLENFARRTTGGVVFVVGVLMAFSVLGVEIGPMMAALGAGGFIVGFALQETLGSFASGLMIMVYRPFDVDDYVSVAGVEGTVKEMSLVSTTLLSLDNKVVVIPNTKAWGDTIINFTGKDIRRVDLVFGIGYGDDIQHASDVLNEIAGGHPLVLKDPAITVHVDSLADSCVNLFCRPWVKTADYWTVHWDLTRQVKEAFDGEGISIPYPQRDVHMLSEASPNLSSE